Sequence from the Argopecten irradians isolate NY chromosome 12, Ai_NY, whole genome shotgun sequence genome:
ttcgtCTATTGCTGATTGGGTATTACCGATACCAATATCTATAATAGTTGAATCGACATTAATTTGattaatcaatttaattttttcaatAATCTACATGgatatatatgacattttatCCACCGATTACTTTTGAATAGAGCATTCAACAATACTTTGTACGATATAAAGATaatgaaaactgtttttttACAATGTTTGCAAGCTGAAAACTGAGCAGAGTAAAACATAAAGTTTTTCAGTCTAATGACAACACCGAGTCAAGTTCTGTTCTTTaataaatatgatgtttattttcACTAAAATCTACAACAGACATAAAGACGACGTAACACACTGACATGAACTATTATACAATGAGATAGACCGGTCAATACACAAAACACGAACAATACATATTTGTACAAGAGACAGACTTACCAGGGTGAGCTATATATATGGAGCACACCTGCTCACTCTGATGGTTACATATGATAATGGTTTGGGGTATGGGGCGAGTGATATGAACTGTGCAGGGGACTGGACGAGAAGTCCGTGCAACACTCTCATCCAATAGCACGTGTCCATGTACACCAgggatacatatatgtaattgatACATACGTGTACCGAGTGCACTTGGGCCTACATGTTTTTGTTACTTATGTTGTTAGGAGTTTGAATTATGGTTGGGCTTTAATAAAGCGCCACATATAGAAAAGTCACATTTGCGTTTCTGTAAACGATTATTAGGAGTAAAACATGTACGACCAATTACATGATATATCAGGAATTACGAACAGTAGTCAGGTAATtgaaatttttgaaatattggaTTAAATTAAGGAATACTGAAAAGTTGTCTAGGGTATTTATGGTGATATGTTAGCGGAAAAggtatagaggatcttacatcaGTGATTAAGTGATATGAAATCTATCAAActagttcaataatttgatattctaAGAGTCTTTAGGCGAGTGGTATACCaactagaacgaataatcataccctgcctcgaCTCCattcccggcagggtatgaatttCATCCCATTGCCGatagtgttgcaagccccgatgATCACATCGGGCACTTTGAGGCCGATAAGAATATATTTTTCGGATAGAGAAGAATTTTTAGAGTCTTAGAATTTCAATGTCTTATCTTCTAGACAAAAAGGTAAGTATTTTCAGTCAACtgcaatattttgtaatataccAGTTTTTCCCACCAATGTATACTTAGACATTGATTAATTGTGTCAATAGTCAGATAACACAGttgaggcccatgggcctctcgttttggtatattattttatttttttatttatgttttctttaaaGAGCGCAACTTTAGGTCACGGCTTAATAATCAATCCTAGTTACTGATCACAGGTTTACAATGTAGAATAAAAACAACAGTATACTATTTTGGTGGATATATAAGGTTGAAATATAGTCTACACCGATCTGTAAAAGTCATGGACAGAAAACCTGCACGGtgccttataaatattaaatacaacacaaaatttatgtgccgtatttttaatacttttatgtatgttaagattgGAAAGTATATCTGCAGAAGTCACATTACAATTACTTATAACTCTGTAAAAAATGTGAACTTGCACTTATAGACCACTCTTTGGCTACATGCTCTGATCTATGTACTGATTTGTACTACATTTGAATGTAATGATGTTTGACAATACTGCCTAAATTGTTTTTGAACTCTGATCTGTAAAACCAAAAAAGGctttgtaagtattgtaattctcgaATTATCGATAACCTTTAGATGTAAATAATCTATTTAACGCTTTTATTGATTTGtcagtatgaaaattacggcacataagCCCATGATGACACAAATTTTCGAACGAGTGATGTAGATAATAGTGCATATaagaaactttatttttaaGGTAGATCAATgttcaaaatataggtcacattGACCTGATTTTGATCGATGACACAACATAATGTTTAGTTGAATATATGACCCTAAATGAACATGTTGTGAAAAGTACTGTATGTAGACAAAAACaagttttttatttatatatatatatattaaaggtCAATAAGTAGGTCAGATTCATTGATACAGCAACTTACATTGGATACTATTAATTCAAGTCTGTCGGTCTTGGGGTAGGAAAGGTTATAttcaatttctatttttaaaagaCGGCTATAGTAATTACAATAACTATTCATTTTCTTATGCACacttattgtttgtttttgaacAAAATACATGAATTGACCAccctccaaaaaaaaaaaaaaaaaaaaaaaatagaaattgtcaccgggacaatttgacgggcttttcacctaaaaatATCCCGgtcaacaaacttggtagcactttgAGTCAACGTCCTACACGTCCAGTTCCAGGTTTTTGCCATTTCAGAACAAAAAGTAAttagatatattattttaacatgctgaaataatttttatccTACGTCTTACCGTTAGActgatagagcgttcacaaaatcaggtagaagaataataataagaataagaaacttaacgaaaacaataggtctttttacaaatggtgaaaagccctaataagaataagaaacttaacgaaaacaatacgTCTTTTCACAAATGGTGAAAAGCCTTAATACATGTgatcaaataaaacatataaacttATTCTAACATGACATTACTTTCAATAAATGTTATTATGAAGTTTATGTTAAGTCATACACGCTGTAGAAAATGATACGTTAGATACAATGTTATCGTCTACGAAGTTTAATCATTGTTTTTTTCACGTATACACGACCTTCCCCGGGCACGTTCCAGAAGTTCATGTCATGAAAGTTGCCGTTGAATGAACCAAAGATACCACAATTGCGGTGCCACCATGGACCATATGACAAGGCGCAGTTAGCATAGTACATATCGTTATCTTTATCCACAGCTGTGAATTTCATTAAATCATGCTGATAAAATCCCTCATATTCTACGTATGAATATGCATTCGACTGGTATCCTTCCCCGACAGTCATTTTGAACATGGTACTCGAGTTCCCCACACTAAAATTAGAGTATTGGAAATAGATTTGGCTACCATTCAGCAGGACCAGATCGAAATAGATCAGACTGTCTCTCCAAGTTAATAGGTGGATATAAGTAAGTCCGAGCCAGTGGTCACCTGTTGGACTGCCAAGGCCAGCCAGCATTTCGGACCAGCTGGCCGTTGCCAAATCCACATCACCGTTGGCGTGGCTTTGAAACACTGTCCATCCGCCATTTGACATATCACAGAAAGCATTCACAGAAGTTTGTCCATCTGGCCTGATCACGTAAACTCCATCATTCCTTTCTCCTCCATCGTACAGACTCAGGCAATCTGTTTATTAAATATCAGCGTTAATgcgtttaaaaatatttcaacttCAAAGAGGTATGCTCAATTTCCGCCTGCCACGACCTATGTCGTTCGAGCTAAAAATACACCACTGTACAAGTTACATATCACTTGACGCGTTATTGATCTCACAGGTCCAAAGTAAAATGCCATTGTTTACTAGTTTTTCAATTGTTCGCATATCAAACGGCAACATCATTATGCTATTTATGTATCAATGAAACATTCAGTTAGATATCCAAGTGCAAACATTATGCATATACATCTTTCTCTACTAGGGTCAACATGACAAATacttacattttatattgtgagagataaaaaaaaatgtatatggaCATTGTTTTCATATAGTTTATGTTACTTGtcaaaatacaaacaataaggaaacctggtggatattcgaacactgtacattctgcctgctgagccatacagacctggtggatattcgaacactgtacattctgcctactgagccatacagacctacCTGGTGGATATCcaaacactgtacattctgcctgctgagccatacagacctggtggatattcgaacactgtacattctgcctgctgagccatacagacctggtggatattcgaacactgtacattctgcctgctgagccatacagacctggtggatattcgaataccttacattctgcctgctgagcgaTACAGACCTGGTGGGTATTCGAacaatgtacatacattctgcctgctgagccatacagacctggtggatattcgaacaatgtacattctgcctgctgagccatacagacctggtggatattcgaacaatatacattctgcctgctgagccatacagacctggtggatattcgaacactgtacattctgcctgctgagccatacagacctggtggatattcgaataccttacattctgcctgctgagcgaTACAGACCTGGTGGGTATTCGAacaatgtacatacattctgcctgctgagccatacagacctggtggatattcgaacactgtacattctgcctgctgagccatacagacctggtggatattcgaacactgtacattgtgcctgctgagccatacagacctggtggatattcgaacactgtacattgtgCCTGCTGAGcaatacagacctggtggatattcgaacactgtacattgtgcctgctgagccatacagacctggtggatattcgaacactgtacattctgcctgctgagccatacagacctggtggatattcgaacactgtacattctgcctgctgagccatacagacctggtggatattcgaacactgtacattctgcctgctgagccatacagacctggtggatattcgaacactgtacattctgcctgctgagccatacagacctggtggatattcgaacactgtacattctgcctgctgagccatacagacctggtggatattcgaacactgtacattctgcctgctgagccatacagacctggtggatattcgaacactgtacattctgcctgctgagccatacagacctggtggatattcgaacactgtacattgtgcctgctgagccatacagacctggtggatattcgaacactgtacattctgcctgttgagccatacagacctggtggatattcgaacactgtacattctgcctgctgagccatacagacctggtggatattcgaacactgtacattctgcctgttgagccatacagacctggtggatattcgaacactgtacattctgcctgctgagccatacagacctggtggatattcgaacactgtacattctgcctgctgagccatacagacctggtggatattcgaacaatgtacattctgcctgctgagccatacagacctggtggatattcgaacaatgtacattctgcctgctgagccatacagacctggtggatattcgaacaatgtacattctgcctgctgagccatacagacctggtggatattcgaacaatgtacattctgcctgctgagccatacagacctggtggatattcgaacactgtacattctgcctgctgagccatacagacctggtggatattcgaacactgtacattttgcctgctgagccatacagacctggtggatattcgaatactgtacattctgcctgctgagcgaTACAGACCTGGTGGGTATTCGAacaatgtacatacattctgcctgctgagccatacagacctggtggatattcgaacaatgtacattctgcctgctgagccatacagacctggtggatattcgaacactgtacattgtgcctgctgagccatacagacctggtggatattcgaacactgtacattgtgcctgctgagccatacagacctggtggatattcgaacactgtacattgtgcctgctgagccatacagacctggtggatattcgaacactgtacattctgcctgctgagccatacagacctggtggatattcgaacactgtacattctgcctgctgagccatacagacctggtgggtATTCGAacaatgtacatacattctgcctgctgagccatacagacctggtggatattcgaacactgtacattctgcctgctgagccatacagacctggtggatattcgaacactgtacattctgcctgctgagccatacagacctggtggatattcgaacactgtacattctgcctgctgagccatacagacctggtggatattcgaacactgtacattgtgcctgctgagccatacagacctggtggatattcgaacactgtacattgtgCCTGCTGAGCGATACAGACCTGGTGGGTATTCGAacaatgtacatacattctgcctgctgagccatacagacctggtggatattcgaacaatgtacattctgcctgctgagccatacagacctggtggatattcgaacactgtacattgtgcctgctgagccatacagacctggtggatattcgaacactgtacattctgcctgctgagccatacagacctggtggatattcgaacactgtacattctgcctgctgagccatacagacctagtggatattcgaacactgtgtaaccttctgcctgctgagccatacagacctggtggatattcgaacactgtacattctgcctgctgagccatacagacctggtggatattcaaactctgtacattctgcctgctgagccatacagacctggtggatattcgaacactgtacattctgcctgctgagccatacagacctggtgggtATTCGAacaatgtacatacattctgcctgctgagccatacagacctggtggatattcgaacaatgtacattctgcctgctgagccatacagacctggtggatattcgaacactgtacattctgcctgctgagccatacagacctggtggatattcgaacactgtacattctgcctgctgagccatacagacctggtggatattcgaacactgtacattctgcctgctgagccatacagacctggtggatattcgaacactgtacattctgcctgctgagccatacagacctggtggatattcgaacactgtacattctgcctgctgagccatacagacctggtggatattcgaacactgtacattgtgcctgctgagccatacagacctggtggatattcgaacactgtacattgtgcctgctgagccatacagacctggtggatattcgaacactgtacattctgcctgctgagccatacagacctggtggatattcgaacactgtacattctgcctgctgagccatacagacctggtggatattcgaacactgtacattctgcctgctgagccatacagacctggtggatattcgaacactgtacattctgcctgctgagccatacagacctggtggatattcgaacactgtacattctgcctgctgagccatacagacctggtggatattcgaacactgtacattctgcctgctgagccatacagacctggtggatattcgaacactgtacattctgcctgctgagccatacagacctggtggatattcgaacactgtacattctgcctgctgagccatacagacctggtggatattcgaacactgtacattctgcctgctgagccatacagacctggtggatattcgaacactgtacattctgcctgctgagccatacagacctggtggatattcgaacactgtacattctgcctgctgagccatacagacctggtggatattcgaacactgtacattctgcctgctgagccatacagacctggtggatattcgaacaatgtacattctgcctgctgagccatacagacctggtggatattcgaacactgtacattctgcctgctgagccatacagacctggtggatattcgaacactgtacattctgcctgctgagccatacagacctggtggatattcgaacactgtacattctgcctgctgagccatacagacctggtggatattcgaacactgtacattgtgcctgctgagccatacagacctggtggatattcgaacactgtacattctgcctgctga
This genomic interval carries:
- the LOC138336518 gene encoding fibrinogen-like protein A → MAQQAECTVFGYPPDCLSLYDGGERNDGVYVIRPDGQTSVNAFCDMSNGGWTVFQSHANGDVDLATASWSEMLAGLGSPTGDHWLGLTYIHLLTWRDSLIYFDLVLLNGSQIYFQYSNFSVGNSSTMFKMTVGEGYQSNAYSYVEYEGFYQHDLMKFTAVDKDNDMYYANCALSYGPWWHRNCGIFGSFNGNFHDMNFWNVPGEGRVYVKKTMIKLRRR